One genomic window of Candidatus Nitrosopumilus sediminis includes the following:
- the sat gene encoding sulfate adenylyltransferase yields the protein MSENSSIKPHGGILVNRIKKIDPTGLFSITISEDLANDVENIADGIFSPLEGFLNKQDFESVISRGRLANDLAWTIPIVLDVDSETASKMKESGDVLLKNPDGVGVAVLHVKETFSFDKEKTVQGVYGTNDLSHPGVAKTMSMKDYLVGGKIDYIQRPNDTEIRKNRLTPTQTREAFAKAGWKTICAFQTRNPPHVAHEMLQKTSITTRDGVFVNPIIGKKKSGDFVDEVIVKCYETMIKLYYPENRCKLGTLHTEMKYAGPKEAIHHAIMRQNYGCTHIIIGRDHAGVGKFYDPFAAQKIFDDYPELEISPVFFPPFFYCRKCLTYTTPKACPHDDDVKEQISGTALREMIQNGQAPSEFILRPEVAQVILDHPKPFVD from the coding sequence ATGTCAGAAAACAGTTCAATCAAACCACATGGTGGAATTCTAGTAAACAGAATTAAAAAAATTGATCCTACTGGATTATTCTCAATTACAATCAGTGAAGATCTTGCAAATGATGTTGAAAACATTGCAGATGGGATATTTAGTCCGTTAGAGGGATTTTTAAATAAACAAGACTTTGAAAGTGTCATTTCACGTGGAAGACTAGCTAATGATTTAGCTTGGACTATTCCAATTGTGCTTGATGTAGATTCAGAAACTGCTTCTAAAATGAAAGAATCAGGAGATGTTTTACTGAAAAATCCAGATGGTGTAGGTGTTGCAGTATTACATGTTAAGGAAACGTTTTCTTTTGATAAAGAAAAAACTGTACAAGGAGTCTATGGAACCAATGATTTATCACATCCAGGCGTTGCAAAAACAATGTCAATGAAAGATTATTTGGTTGGAGGAAAAATTGATTATATTCAAAGACCGAATGATACTGAAATCAGAAAAAATAGACTAACACCTACTCAAACACGAGAGGCTTTTGCAAAAGCTGGATGGAAAACAATCTGTGCATTTCAGACTAGAAATCCACCACATGTAGCTCATGAAATGCTTCAAAAAACATCAATTACAACACGTGATGGTGTATTTGTAAATCCGATCATTGGAAAGAAAAAATCTGGTGACTTTGTAGATGAAGTTATTGTCAAATGTTACGAAACTATGATAAAATTATACTATCCAGAAAATAGATGTAAACTAGGAACATTGCATACTGAAATGAAGTATGCTGGTCCAAAAGAAGCAATTCACCATGCAATAATGAGACAAAATTATGGATGCACTCATATCATAATTGGACGAGATCATGCAGGTGTTGGAAAGTTCTATGATCCATTTGCAGCACAAAAAATCTTTGATGACTATCCAGAGTTAGAAATATCTCCAGTATTCTTTCCGCCTTTCTTTTATTGTAGAAAATGCCTCACATACACTACTCCAAAAGCATGTCCACACGATGATGATGTAAAAGAGCAAATTAGTGGAACTGCACTGCGAGAAATGATTCAAAATGGTCAAGCCCCTTCAGAGTTTATTCTAAGACCAGAAGTAGCACAAGTAATTTTAGATCATCCAAAACCATTTGTTGATTAG